One segment of Balaenoptera ricei isolate mBalRic1 chromosome 8, mBalRic1.hap2, whole genome shotgun sequence DNA contains the following:
- the LOC132369721 gene encoding lysine-specific demethylase 4D-like, whose translation MKAMKSKSNWAQNPSCRIMVFHPTREEFNDFDKYIAYMESQGAHRAGVAKIIPPKDWKARQTYDDINDILIAAPLQQVTSGQAGVFTQYHKKKKAMTVGEYHHLANSEKYRTPPHFDFKDLERKYWKTRLYDSPVYGADVSGSLFDQSTEQWNLGHLGTIQDLLEQECGVVIEGVNTPYLYFGMWKTAFAWHTEDMDLYSINYLHFGEPKTWYAVPPEHGRRLERLARQLFPGSARGCEAFLRHKVALISPTVLKDNGIPFDRVTQEAGEFIVTFPYGYHSGFNHGFNCAEAINFACPRWIDYGKAASQCSCGEARVAFSMDAFVRILQPERYELWKRGQERTVVDHTQPTAPDSQVLNAWREVRAPLGAALGQRHHLPRRALRPRRAVAAGAGTSHRVPVRAGCRRPSPARGSCSAAQFGAAATSTSGEPGPTQPPTPGLSAPDRHPAGRCGPRRRPWEQGPQEPAAPPRAKRRLSLDTDQDPEAPPLPVEAPSPDSAAPLSPGLQHPATASGCGCGPVP comes from the coding sequence ATGAAAGCTATGAAGTCTAAGTCCAACTGGGCCCAGAACCCAAGTTGTAGAATAATGGTATTTCATCCAACCAGAGAAGAGTTTAATGATTTCGATAAATACATTGCTTATATGGAATCCCAAGGTGCACACCGAGCAGGCGTGGCGAAGATCATTCCACCCAAGGACTGGAAAGCCAGACAGACCTATGATGATATCAATGACATCTTAATAGCTGCTCCCCTCCAGCAGGTGACTTCTGGGCAGGCAGGTGTGTTTACTCAATAccacaaaaagaagaaagccatGACCGTGGGTGAGTACCACCACTTAGCAAATAGTGAAAAATACCGGACGCCACCACACTTTGATTTTAAGGACCTGGAGCGAAAATATTGGAAAACACGCCTCTATGATTCACCAGTATATGGTGCGGACGTGAGTGGCTCCTTATTCGATCAAAGCACGGAGCAGTGGAACCTTGGACACCTGGGAACCATTCAGGACCTGCTGGAGCAGGAGTGCGGAGTGGTCATCGAGGGCGTCAACACCCCCTACCTGTACTTCGGCATGTGGAAGACCGCCTTCGCCTGGCACACGGAGGACATGGACCTCTACAGCATCAACTACCTGCACTTCGGGGAGCCCAAGACGTGGTACGCGGTGCCCCCGGAGCACGGCCGGCGCCTGGAACGCCTGGCCAGGCAGCTTTTCCCGGGCAGCGCGCGGGGCTGTGAGGCCTTCCTGCGGCACAAGGTGGCTCTCATCTCGCCCACGGTCCTCAAGGACAACGGCATCCCCTTCGATCGGGTCACTCAGGAGGCTGGGGAGTTCATCGTGACCTTTCCCTATGGCTACCACTCTGGCTTCAACCATGGCTTCAACTGCGCGGAGGCCATCAATTTCGCCTGCCCGCGCTGGATCGATTATGGCAAAGCGGCCTCGCAGTGCAGCTGCGGGGAGGCCCGGGTCGCCTTCTCCATGGACGCCTTCGTGCGCATCCTGCAACCGGAGCGCTACGAGCTGTGGAAACGCGGGCAGGAGCGGACCGTGGTGGACCACACGCAGCCCACGGCGCCCGACAGCCAGGTCCTGAACGCCTGGAGGGAGGTCCGCGCGCCCCTGGGAGCCGCTCTCGGCCAGAGGCACCACCTGCCCCGCCGCGCTCTGCGCCCCCGCAGGGCTGTAGCCGCGGGCGCTGGGACCAGCCACCGAGTCCCTGTGCGTGCTGGGTGCCGGCGCCCCTCGCCGGCCCGGGGGTCGTGCTCTGCCGCCCAGTTCGGGGCTGCGGCCACCAGCACCTCCGGCGAGCCCGGCCCGACCCAGCCGCCGACCCCAGGTCTATCCGCCCCGGATCGCCACCCAGCTGGAAGATGTGGCCCTCGTCGTCGTCCTTGGGAACAGGGCCCTCAGGAGCCAGCTGCTCCCCCCAGGGCTAAGAGGAGGCTTTCGTTAGACACAGATCAGGACCCCGAGGCTCCGCCCCTGCCTGTGGAGGCACCCTCGCCGGACAGCGCCGCCCCGCTCAGCCCTGGGCTCCAGCATCCCGCCACGGCTTCTGGCTGTGGTTGTGGCCCCGTCCCCTAA